One stretch of Dokdonia sp. Hel_I_53 DNA includes these proteins:
- a CDS encoding ABC transporter ATP-binding protein: MTALLKAENIVKKFGDFTALNGVSISVPKGSIFGLLGPNGAGKTTLIRIINQITMPDRGMVTLDGAPLQQHHISDIGYMPEERGLYKSMKVGEQVLYLAQLKGLDKSEARKRAKYWFEKLEIGDWWGKKIQELSKGQAQKIQFVVTVMHQPKLLIFDEPFSGFDPINATLIKDEILQLRDEGATVIFSTHRMESVEELCDHIALVDKSNKILDGEINTIKRQYQNNTFDIGVQVEDDMLYQDTLQSISNKFKVSPAHFKTLGEEKKLRIEMGDKGSPNELLSSFKKLGQVSHFVEVIPSVNDIFIKTVNQNK; encoded by the coding sequence ATGACTGCACTATTGAAAGCAGAGAACATCGTCAAGAAATTTGGTGATTTTACTGCACTTAACGGAGTATCCATTTCAGTACCTAAAGGAAGTATTTTCGGGCTTCTAGGACCTAATGGCGCTGGAAAAACAACGCTAATACGAATCATAAATCAAATTACAATGCCTGATCGAGGTATGGTAACTCTAGACGGAGCCCCTTTACAACAACATCATATAAGCGATATTGGATACATGCCAGAAGAGCGTGGATTATACAAGTCTATGAAAGTTGGAGAGCAAGTCCTTTATCTTGCTCAGCTCAAAGGTCTTGATAAATCTGAGGCGAGAAAGCGTGCAAAATATTGGTTTGAAAAGCTCGAAATAGGAGATTGGTGGGGAAAGAAAATACAAGAGCTATCTAAAGGACAAGCGCAAAAAATACAATTTGTTGTTACGGTAATGCATCAACCTAAATTACTCATATTTGACGAACCATTTAGTGGATTTGATCCAATTAATGCTACACTGATCAAAGATGAAATTTTGCAATTGAGAGATGAGGGAGCTACTGTAATCTTCAGTACTCATCGCATGGAGTCTGTAGAAGAACTTTGCGATCATATTGCTTTAGTAGATAAATCTAATAAAATACTAGACGGAGAGATTAATACGATCAAAAGACAATATCAAAACAATACTTTTGATATTGGTGTGCAAGTAGAAGATGATATGCTTTATCAAGACACTTTACAAAGTATTTCTAATAAGTTTAAGGTCTCTCCTGCGCATTTTAAAACTTTAGGAGAGGAAAAGAAATTACGTATTGAAATGGGCGATAAGGGATCTCCTAATGAACTCCTTTCAAGCTTTAAGAAATTAGGACAAGTGAGTCATTTTGTAGAAGTAATTCCTTCTGTAAACGATATATTTATTAAAACTGTCAATCAAAACAAATGA